A window of Rhipicephalus microplus isolate Deutch F79 chromosome X, USDA_Rmic, whole genome shotgun sequence genomic DNA:
AAGTGCGTTGAAATTACCAGAGCTGGTGCACAATCTTTTTCTTATTCTCGCtcaggaagcttttttttttctgttttactcgCTTCTCAATAAAAAAAGTGGTGGGAATGGTAGGCAACAAAAGGGGGTGTACGTGTTTTTCACAACTGAATTCGTGATTTTATCGTGTCAACCAAACAACGCGTACGCATTATTTTCTGGTGTACTTATAATGTTTTTACATGTAAAAGTTAACTACGACAGCCTCACCATTTCTACGAACTGTCTTATTCTCAAGTACACAGGTTACTGTACTGCATTGGAGTGTGTAGCGAATACAACGAGCTTATACCGCAACCTCAAAGCATGGTTTCAATATTgtttcaacaagaaactcctcagaGCAAGGGCTCCTTCCCGACACCAGAACACCGCCGCGCGCGCCAATACAGGCTGCCCTGCGCCGGCCCGCTCGCGAACACATCTCTATGATGTGGTCACGTGATGTATGTACGCGGCGCTTGCAAGGTCGTGCATGCGCGGCGCTCGCCAGCCAACACGGACGCTTGTCACGGCGGAACGTCGCGGTCGAGGACTAGTTAGAAACGACCGTGTTCAATGGCGATTTGCGACACCGAGACGTGTATTCGTTGTCCTATTCTGATCGGCTAACCTGTGTTTTGCGTGAAGCCGGAAAATATGCCACCAGAAGTTTACGCAAGGTATCGTTAACTTCACTGCTTCGAGTCACCATTGTGTCGAAGCTTTCCCGCCATGTCGACAAGCGAACAAGTTTTATGGATATCGCTATATGGTAAGCCCTACCTAACGGCTCTCGTGAATTTTCCCCGCCTTCGGCCTGTTAGACTGCCGACAAAATGCCCATGTCTTGAGTGTTTACGCTGCTTCAAAGTCGCACAGAGCCTTTAGTCGcaagcggcttttttttttttttgcgcgcgcgCGGGCTCAGCGTATTTGCAAATTCTATGCAACGGTGTCGCGTGCCCCTGACCACGAACTTGGTTACTAGGGGTTCAGCGGTGGGGGCTTGGGAGCTGCTGTCACGTGTCGTGTTACAGTACGCATTGCGTTCTAGTTGATGAAAATTCCTCTACGTCCCGGGTTAGTGGCCGACAAAACTGCGCATCGAATGCTTTTTGTAGCAGTTGCGTTATCAGGCGACACAAGCGAAGTTCAGTTGGCGTGTTCCGTGTTAATACACAAGCCACTTTGATTAGCAGGGATTGTGACTGCTGGGCTTTATCTGATTGCAATAATGCACTTATGGATATTAGCGAGGCTTATTATGcctgcagcgttttttttttcgtttgcaggTCTTGTGCCGGCAGTAGTTGCTTAAGTTACGTCCAGCTTGTTGTCCTTTTGGCTCTCGCTATTTTCGCAGTGTCCGTTAGTGATTTTCTCGTCTCAGATAGGCGCCAGTGACCTATGCTGTGGCGCAATGCGGCTCTCGCTATTCAGCCATCAGAAAAAATGCATTAAAAAGAGGAAAATGGAAACACCATACGGAAGAGGTCGCCTGATTTGAAGTACCCCGAGGCATGCACAACACGTTAGCACGGGCACTTCCCATGCTTATAGGGCGAAAAGGAACGAAGAAGCTGCCTTCACTGTAACGGTTTGGCAAGAGTGCCGGCACATCAACTCTAAACGGTATAGTCCCCATTGCCGGGGCTATATCTACTTCCGTCAATGTCTGGACCTCGTGCCCGCAagtttttttgaaaaaaagcagCTCACTCGGTTTCTAAAAGAAGGGGTTCAAAGTTCATTGAGTGGCTGCCGCCTTTAACTGCAGCTCAATGAAAGACTTTGAAGGTCTCTGAGATATGCCGTTGTCATTGCTCAGAATGTTTGCAGTGATATCGATAGCACTACTTGGTATAATGTAGTACGACTGTTGCTGGTAAACATATTGTAATACTATATTTTAAAAACATTTTGCATTTATCTCGATACCCAGCATCAGAGAAAATGTGACACGCGGAAGAATTAACAATAAAAATCTAACATGAAACTGAAATACACTTGCATATTTAATTGAACGTTTAGGTACATAGAATTAATTGCATGCCAATAATAAATGGCTTCATTTGGTGCTGTCCCTGGGAGTTGAAGCCAGCGGTGCTTGTTAGATTGGGTATACTTTAATTTGGCCAGGCCACTTTGCTGTCTGTGCAACTTCAGAAAATTTCGGAAGCACCAGCTGAACAGCGAAGTGAGTGCACTACGTTGTGCTTTCACACTGGCTTATTAGAGTGCAGGTGTTAGTGCAATTCAACACTTTGCATACTTTTTATAGATGGCACAGAATATATACTGTAGAATAGCAAGTGAGTGTTTTTGCCTTCTTTGGACGATTTCAAATATGAGGCCGTTTGTCTCCGATAAAATTTTCACTCATTATGCTGTTTATGCGCCAAACTAAAACAGGTAATGCATGTGTGTGTAGCTTATGAAGAACAATGCTGCACTACCCCTCTCCCCTCTCTATCTCCAAAAGACGAAGTGCTGCTGCCatacttgcttttttttgtttgaatgccTAAGTTTTTTGCTACGTACTGCAGGTAGCAAACAGAAGTGCCCTAATGAACTGTGCAGTGCTGACCACACGCTGAGCGAGCATCCCTTAAGAGGTGCTTATTCAGCATCTGTGGCTAACTCAAAGGTAATGTACAAAGTTTCATTAATGAAGAAGAGTGTTGTTTTGAGCAAGTCATGTAGAAGTGAAAATGTTGAAAAATGAGTTAGGGTATACCGAGTGACATCAGGATGTATGCTACCTACCAACTCAACATTATTCATGCCAAAGTGTTAATTATGTGCAACCTTTATTGAAGGAAGAAGTGCAATGGTTTCCATGAATGAGAAAGGTGGAAAATTGCTGCACAACCAGTCACGGGGTTTTTTCACTTATTATTATGTGGCCCTTATTCTGGTGACCTCCTACTGAGATAAAATTGCTTCACATAAACGACTGTAGAAAGGGTCTTGCTAGCTATATGAAGAAATAATTGTTATCAAAGTTATTAGTTACAATAAATCAAGCTGTAAAAGAGAACTTCACCTATTTGTCACCATGGCGAGTGCATTTCGTCTGGAAACGTGACTTGGTTTCGCAACGTGTTGCCTTTCTGTAGAATGGGGTACTAGCAAGAGGAATTCACAAAAACTGTAAAGCTTTATTGTTTCTTGCAGCAAGCATTCTTATCTTATTGTAAATGCATGCACAGTGTGATGAATAGTGACCCACTTtggatctcggctgcggcggctgcatttccgatgaaggtggaaatgttgtggacccgtgtgctcacattttggtgcacgttaaagaaccccaggtgggcgaaatttccggagtcctccactatgacgtctttcataatcatatggtggtttagggacgttaaaccacacatatcaatcaatcactttaaAGTTTACAACCTTATCTTTGCAGTGTTTTGGACTGTCTTTACTGCAAGCGAATTGTTTCCGCCAAACATGAACCTAGTTTTTACCAATTTTCAAGGCGAATTGCAAATTTTTCTGTGTGCATTTGCAAACGCAGTTTCACCTCTGATGCTAAACAACAGGCTAGAGTGATGTGCCTGATTTTTGTCTATAAATTTTATAGAATGCCTAAAATGGACTCTTCTACTTGGCACAATTATTAGCTGCTGTGTGTAGGTTCTGTGCATCTACATATAAACATAGAAAATGTGGCTGGTACCATTGAATACTGTTTTCAAAAGCTTGTATACACTGTGAAATCTTGCTGGTTCCAAAATTTGTTGTGGGTGTACGGTGAAGCCACTGGTAGCTAGCAACACTGCATTGTTGCAGATAATTGCACAATGGAGCATTTTTCACCTGATCACGTAATTCGAGCACATGTTGATCTCGTTCACTGTGGTACGACCTAGCTACAAAGTTCAAGCATCTGCATCCTCCATACCAGGAACCCTCAAGTGAAGCAACATGATGCTGTGATGGGGGCAGCTAACCGAGATCTGGGTTTTTTCTGCTGTCAATATCATTACACAGGTTTGCTAAGCGCACTCGAGTAGAGTCAGTAGGCACTTGCAGCTACAGAGTCAGCAGTGACAGCACATTTCAGTGGCAGAATTACCTGTATATAGCGTTTTCAAGAAACTCTATTATTTTGTGACACCTTAACGTCTCAGCATGCTCACTCATTTCTTGATGGTGGGACATCACAAAAGCTATAATTTCTTATATCATGCAAAATTATTTCATCATTTTTTTATATTGTATAATAAATTTATGCTTTTAAAATGCTTCCTCCCCAACTAAAGCTTAACTTCTGCTGGATTGTCTCATGAGTGAAAACAAGAAAACCAGGCCAGGGAAAGCAATGAGATGCTCCATTATAACAGAAGAGAGTACTGCTGTGGTTCAGTCTAtagctggatttttttttttaaggcaccAATGTGGATTTCATGTGAATGTTTAGAGAACATAATTGTGCTCTGCTATTTTTGTTACCTTTAAAAACACCTCCCAAAAGCAGTGCTACAATGATGTGAGACACAAGTGCTTTTTAACGAACGTATCAGATGCCTGAGAGCCATGGGCCGGCTTCTGGCCTACACAGacagtgcagccaccgcagtgaAGTTCTTGCAAAGGTGTGAGACATTCCTATGTTGCATAGATTGAGCATGTTAATATTCAGTTTTATAGCTTATAGGAATATGTCTACAAAAGTAATTCCCTGCACAGTGGGTTTTATATTCTCTCAAAGTGCTAATAGGCAGCTTTggctctgtctttctttttcatcaCCTTCCAGACCATCTTGCTAATTCATACAGAGTGCTGCAGCAATCGCATTGTGTGAGTATCACAGAAActtcatttcgaaaaacaattatAGTCACCCCCTTCATTGCCTGACCAGTGTATACTCTTCGCTAGCAAAGTAATGTAATGCTGCAGTGACTGTCGGTTGGTTCTCTCTGCAATATGAAATAGTGCTTTGGCCCTAAAGTTACCCCGTATAGATTGTGCCGTTTTGAGGCATGCTGCATATTTGTTTATCTTACCTATGCCTTGCAAAGTACTTCCTTACCATGCCGATCTGGTACAGCGGCACATCAACAAGGCCTTGCTTAGTTGTCGGCGGCACGTTGATTGCATAATCACTGACGTCTTGCTTTGTTGCCTTATGACTGTAGTCATGATGGTAAGTATGCGTACCCCTCTTCACGATGAGAACAATGGAGAAGCCAAGTGAGAAACTGAAAACAGCTGCAATGTGTGTTTCATTGGCTGTGCCTTCATCATTTCTTCATGAGAACACAAAATTTGTGGCAACTTGGTCACAATTTTCAATTTCGCAGTTATCAGAAATTTCAGATGGTGGGGTTGTTTAGTAGTTTTTGACATTTCAATTATGAATGGTCAATTTATGCACTGCATGGCTTGTTTATTTATATTTTACAATGCTCATCTGTAAAATAGTCTGCAGCTTCTGTCACTATTTAAATGTTCATTATACGAAACATTCTGTATGTTCAATATGTAccatcaacagcaaaagtttgcgggacacGAAATGTTCGATGAAGCTAAATTCTCACTTTCTCTGAGAATGTAACTTTGAAATAAATATTCCATACTGCACTTCGCATTCCGACCTATGCAGTCACCAGTCTCATTACAAGCGTTAAGTACCGACATAGCGGAAATTCGCATTTGTTGTGGATTCAACATGTACCAAACTTTTCCTGTTGATAGTACTTTCATGGATTTTGCATGGCACTAGAGCCACCTCCTTTCTCGCCTTTTGCAGCTACATAGCTGGAAGTTCATTGCTTTGCTGCTTTGTTTACCTAATACCTGTTCAACCAGCACATCTAAAACGGCGTTTCGTGTGTACTTGCATCATGAGGTGTTTATATTGTAATAGTCGTGAAGTTTTTTTCGGTCTTTCGGCTTTGAATTTTTGGCAATTTAACTGCTGTTTTTAGAGCAATCTGTAGATATCAATATTGACTCTACTAAGCTTTGGTTCAGAAAGAAAAGCTGAGCAGTCGCCGAGGTGCATGGCCGGCGCCAGAGCATTCGAGGTTACCAGAAATAGATTCTAGGCCCAATTATATGTGGCTCCTTGCTAGTTGCGTGTCTTGCTTTTACTTAGAGGTATTTTCATAGTCCTAAAATTTACCTTACGTTGCTTACAGCTAGGCTACCATGTCAACAGACCCCGCACTCAGCGAATTTGATCTTTGGGGCAGCAGTCACTTTAGAAGGAGGCTAAAACACTAGAGACTTGAGTGCTCTTGAATTGACATTCAGATTCAGAACCACATTATTGTTGTTACATCAAATGAACAAAGTGGTAATTCTAGATTGTATACATATTTCAAATAGGAGAGGTGAGCTGCTAAGTAGGTTGGTATTCATGTTAAAAAaacagggcatgcaaacatggaCTCGAGAGAATAGTCAAGACACCGCAAACACCAACTAGAAAAGTTTACATTAAGCTAGAAACAAAACAAGGCAAGTGGAGATATCGATCAAGATGGCATGCCTGTTGGTCTATGTACGAGATAACTGCACAGCATTTGATTTCCTCATTGAGTTACATGTCGCTATGCCAAGCCTTAACCATTCCATGCATTTCTTCATTTCTGTGCTTGTACGAAACTGCATGATTCGAATTTCGGCATGCATTATTTCCTGATATAAAGATATGTTCAATGATGGGCCTCTGGTTAGCTGTCTTATATGTTCCGTTAGTCTGCCATCTCATTGTTAGTTAGTATTTGAAGTTGCTGACTCACCTGAGGCCATGTTTGCATGCCCAGTCTTTTCAACATATACTGCGTAAGGAAAATAGGTTATTGAGTGAATATTAAGAAGTTAAATTTATATCTAGTGTAAAATGTTGAGTTTGTTTTCTCTGTTGGACTTCTTGTTTAACAATGAATGGGCATTATTTTGGAGTCTGCGAATAGTGTATGAGATATACATACATAAAGCAGCAGCTGTTAGCATGCTTTCAAGGCTAGTACCTCATGAGGTCACGAAATTTAAGTTGTGTTGCATGAGGCATGCTAGAAAAGTGAATTgtttctgatgttttttttttgttttttaggtgGACATTCTACAAAAACTGGCCCAAATGCGGACAGAAGGTAGTAGAGATGGACACACAGAAGCCATCAGGCTGCCTCAGAAACTGTGACTGATCAATAACCTGTAAGTATTTGCGAGTTCAAGGTGAAGTGGTTTTTTGACCATTTGCAATATTTTCCAAAACTAGTGTTTTGATGCCTCAATGTGGGCAGAAGTTATTCCAGCACTATTTTGGAGGAAAAACTCTAATACAGCAGAGTCCTTTCAAACCATATGCTCAGAAATTCAGTCATCGGAGAAAACTAACTGacacagccccgccacggtggtttagtggctaaagtacgcggctgcagacccgcaagtcgtgggatcgaatcccggatgcggcggctgcatttcaagTGGAGGTGAAAattcgtaggcccgtgtgctcagatttgggtgcacgttaaaaaaccccaggtggccgaaataaccggagccctcccctacggcgtctcccataatcatagcgtggttttgggacattaaaccccacaaatcaattaattaAAAATACCTGACACATGATTGTTGCTTCATGCTTTTACCCCAGTCTTTGTTTCTTTGTCAGAAAAATTTATAACAATGGTATGAAATTATTTTTCTTTTAATTGATGCTAATTTTGGTCGCGAAGAAACATGGCAAattggtactcggctgctgacccgcaggtcgggggattgattaccggctgtggcggctacattttcaatggaggtggaaatgttgtaggcccgtgtttttagatttgggtgcacgttaaaggaacccagatagtcaaaatttccggagcccttcactatggcgtctctcctaattatacaatggttttgggacgttaaaccccacatatcaattgaaaAAACATGGCAAAATGCGGTGTTTTAGTATAGTTTTTACAAGAGTGATTCTTTCTTGTAAAATTAAATTACATTGTTTGCTTCAAGTGCATTTACCAAGAGTTTAAAATACTTCTGCTCTTAAAAATTGAAGGCACCTTCACACATTTTTACCCTGGGTTCTTTGGCTGACAAGACACTCATTGAAGCATAAACGTAAAGGGTGAGCAATAAATTGAGAAGAAAGGCTTACTGTCGATATCTTAAAATTATATCAAACACTACATGACAGTTGTCTTATTATGGGAAAAGTTAAGATGATGATAGGGGGAGGGGCTTAAATGAGGGtcaaataaataaagtttgttgtTGTAGCCAATCAAGATTTTTCGAGAATAAGTAATTTTAAATGGTCGAACAAAAATCAATCGTCTAAGTTGTGGCAGTAAACTTGATACGGTTTATTGCTCTGGTAAACGGATGTCCTCTTATTGAATCACTCATGTTTAGCATCATGGACATAGTGTTATAAAACTGTTGAGCAACCAGACCCGTGCTAAATACCTAGTTTTCTGCAGCGTAAGTTATGCACCCAGTATCATTACAATAGAAGAATTTGTGGCAGTTTAGGATTTGTAATGAATGTGTTGAGATGTATACCTGATGAAAAAAAGTCATTGAACATATGTTAGAGCTTGCTATTCGACAACTTAACTTTTCTTTAGCGAGGCAGCAAACTGCATATAGGTTGCTGCCACAACTTAGAAGAATTGTCTTATTCAAACATTGGCCCAAACAACACACTTATTTAGCAATATGACACTCATTCAAGCCCCCATCTTCGTGTTAGCTCCTGCCATAATAGCATGTACAACTGTCATGTAGTGTTTATtggatttaaaaaaaactatAGAGGCAAGCCTTGCTTCTTAGTTTAATACTCACCGTTTGTGTTGATACATTACTCATTGTCTTCATCAGGCTAATACCTCCACCATGATGTTATGAATAAGGCGGCTTTTGCCCATCCAGCACTTTGTCACGCGCAGTGACAGAGTGCTGGATGGGTTGAGGCTACGGAAACGACAACTAAGTCCTGATCCTCTTATCTCACAGCTCCTGTTTCTCGCTCCAAATTTGCCGTTCCAATTTGTTCCCTGCCCCACGTAGGTCTTTGCAGTGGTCTACAATATGCTTTGTCCTGTGTAGGATTTCATTTTATAATGCAAAATTCTTTTGTTCGTCCGATATAACTCTCCATGTTGTCAGTAGTTACAGAAAACGTAACTGCCGCACCATGGCACTAATTAAACGAAATTGTTATGCTAATCTCTAAATTCTTTTGCAGTTAGAAAATAGTGTGTTTAACGTTGAGTTCTTGTCTACTATAGCAATAGGTCTTCGCAGCATCCTGCCTCTCTTTCTGCATGTGATCAGTTCTTGTCCAGAAATACAATCTGCTTTTGTGATTCAAATAGTGGTATAAACAGAGGTGATGTACGTAGTAGGCACCATAGTGGTTTAAACTCTGAATATTGCTGCTGCTacaatagttctttttttttacttctttttcacACATACAGAAAGGAGCTAAGTGGAGCTGTTCATAGGCGGGCTTTCAGCACTTTTCACAATTATGTTTCTGAATACATCTGCCAAAGTTGTATAAAAAAAGCGTGTAGTAGTACATTTCATTGTTAATTTGGCA
This region includes:
- the LOC119160798 gene encoding uncharacterized protein LOC119160798 isoform X1, translating into MSTSEQVLWISLYGSKQKCPNELCSADHTLSEHPLRGAYSASVANSKMPESHGPASGLHRQCSHRSEVLAKTILLIHTECCSNRIVWTFYKNWPKCGQKVVEMDTQKPSGCLRNCD
- the LOC119160798 gene encoding uncharacterized protein LOC119160798 isoform X2; its protein translation is MSTSEQVLWISLYGSKQKCPNELCSADHTLSEHPLRGAYSASVANSKTILLIHTECCSNRIVWTFYKNWPKCGQKVVEMDTQKPSGCLRNCD